The following proteins are co-located in the Paracoccaceae bacterium Fryx2 genome:
- a CDS encoding YqaA family protein codes for MIELAGMFLAALAAATLIPAQSEAALVALIVAGGHPVWLLLAVATAGNVLGSVVNWALGRFLIRFADRRWFPVSPRHMDRATGWYARWGYWSLLAAWVPVVGDPLTLAAGVMREPFWRFALIVTLAKGGRYLVLAWATLQFT; via the coding sequence ATGATCGAACTCGCCGGCATGTTCCTTGCCGCGCTTGCGGCCGCCACGCTGATCCCGGCGCAGTCCGAGGCGGCGCTGGTGGCTCTGATCGTTGCAGGGGGGCATCCGGTCTGGCTGTTGCTGGCGGTGGCGACGGCGGGCAACGTGCTGGGCTCTGTCGTGAACTGGGCCCTCGGCCGGTTCCTGATCCGCTTTGCCGACCGGCGCTGGTTCCCTGTCTCGCCCCGCCATATGGACCGGGCGACGGGCTGGTATGCCCGCTGGGGATACTGGAGCCTTCTGGCGGCCTGGGTGCCGGTGGTGGGCGACCCGCTGACGCTGGCGGCGGGGGTGATGCGCGAACCGTTCTGGCGGTTTGCGCTGATCGTCACGCTGGCCAAGGGCGGGCGCTACCTTGTGCTGGCCTGGGCCACGCTGCAATTCACCTGA
- a CDS encoding SulP family inorganic anion transporter has translation MISLHAYRDQWTGNIRGDLMAGLVVALALIPEAIAFSIIAGVDPKVGLYASFSIAVLVAITGGRPGMISAATAATAVLMITLVKDHGLQYLLAATVLAGLIQIGAGLLRLGFVMRYVSKSVMTGFVNALAILIFLAQLPELDPRLVSWLTYALVAAGLAIIYLFPLLTKAIPSPLVTIVVLTGLTLFFGWDVRTVGDMGALPDTLPVFLIPQIPLNIETLTIILPYSVAVAVVGLLESLMTQNIVDDLTDTRSDRNQECIGQGIANTATGFIGGMAGCAMIGQSIINVKSGGRGRLSSFAAGVYLLFMVVVLGDLVSQIPMAALVAIMIMVSVGTFSWSSIKNLRLHPRSSSVVMVATVVAVVYTHNLAIGVLVGVLLSGIFFAGKIAQLFNVTSTISKDGRVRTYVVEGQLFYGSVEDFMNAFDFKEALEKVVIDVSLAHIWDVSSVQALDMAVLKFRRDGAEVEIVGMNQATETIVDKLAIHDKPGAMDKLMSH, from the coding sequence ATGATTTCACTCCACGCTTACCGTGACCAATGGACGGGCAACATCCGGGGCGATCTGATGGCGGGGCTGGTCGTGGCCCTTGCGCTGATTCCCGAAGCCATCGCCTTTTCGATCATCGCGGGGGTGGACCCGAAGGTGGGGCTTTACGCCAGCTTTTCCATCGCGGTGCTGGTGGCGATCACCGGCGGGCGGCCGGGGATGATCTCGGCGGCGACGGCGGCGACGGCGGTGCTGATGATCACGCTGGTCAAGGACCACGGGCTGCAATACCTGCTGGCGGCCACGGTTCTGGCGGGCCTGATCCAGATCGGCGCGGGGCTGCTGAGGCTGGGCTTCGTGATGCGCTATGTCTCGAAATCGGTGATGACCGGGTTCGTGAACGCGCTGGCGATCCTGATCTTCCTCGCGCAATTGCCGGAACTGGACCCGAGACTGGTCTCATGGCTGACCTATGCGCTGGTCGCGGCGGGTCTGGCGATCATCTACCTTTTCCCGCTGCTGACCAAGGCGATTCCGTCGCCGCTGGTCACCATCGTGGTGCTGACCGGCCTGACGCTGTTCTTCGGCTGGGACGTGCGGACGGTGGGCGACATGGGCGCGCTGCCCGACACGCTGCCGGTCTTCCTGATCCCGCAGATTCCGCTGAACATCGAGACGCTGACGATCATCCTGCCCTATTCCGTCGCGGTTGCGGTGGTGGGGTTGCTGGAAAGCCTGATGACGCAGAACATCGTCGATGACCTGACCGACACCAGGTCGGACCGCAATCAGGAATGCATCGGCCAGGGGATCGCCAACACCGCCACCGGCTTCATCGGCGGCATGGCGGGCTGCGCGATGATCGGCCAGTCGATCATCAACGTGAAGTCGGGCGGCCGGGGGCGGCTTTCGTCTTTCGCGGCGGGGGTTTACCTTTTGTTCATGGTGGTCGTGCTGGGTGACCTTGTCAGCCAGATCCCGATGGCGGCGCTGGTCGCGATCATGATCATGGTCAGCGTCGGCACCTTCTCGTGGTCGTCGATCAAGAACCTGCGCCTGCACCCGCGCTCGTCGTCCGTCGTGATGGTCGCGACGGTCGTGGCCGTGGTCTATACCCACAACCTCGCAATCGGCGTGCTGGTCGGCGTGCTGCTGTCGGGCATCTTCTTTGCGGGCAAGATCGCGCAATTGTTCAACGTCACCAGCACCATCTCGAAGGACGGGCGGGTGCGGACCTATGTGGTCGAAGGCCAGCTGTTCTACGGGTCGGTCGAGGATTTCATGAACGCCTTCGACTTCAAGGAGGCGCTGGAAAAGGTGGTCATCGACGTGAGCCTCGCGCATATCTGGGATGTTTCCAGCGTGCAGGCGCTGGACATGGCGGTGCTGAAGTTCCGCCGCGACGGCGCCGAGGTCGAGATTGTCGGCATGAACCAGGCCACCGAAACCATCGTCGACAAGCTTGCCATCCATGACAAGCCGGGCGCGATGGACAAGCTGATGTCGCATTGA
- a CDS encoding universal stress protein, translating into MTNPQKIVALVDGSIYSTSVCDHAAWISQRTGAPVELIHVLGRREASDTHDHSGAIRLGARTALLQELAELDAQRARLISHRGRAILEDARAILDRDGVTDITTRLRHGDIVEAVAEVEGDARVIIIGKRGETADNAKGHLGTNLERIIRASHRPVLVASRAFRPITKVLMAHDGGPSAMKAVDHIARSPLFQGLAVHVVTVGTATAEVKKGLEDAQALLQAAGIEAETSILPGNPETALGKLVEEAQFDMLLMGAYGHSRIRNLIIGSTTTAMIRSCKASVVLMR; encoded by the coding sequence ATGACAAACCCGCAGAAGATCGTCGCCCTGGTGGACGGCTCGATCTATTCGACCAGCGTCTGCGACCATGCCGCCTGGATCTCGCAGCGCACCGGCGCGCCGGTCGAGCTGATCCATGTGCTGGGCCGCCGCGAGGCGTCTGACACGCATGACCATTCGGGCGCGATCCGCCTTGGCGCGCGCACGGCGCTGCTGCAGGAACTGGCCGAGCTTGATGCGCAGCGGGCCAGGCTGATCAGCCACCGCGGCCGGGCCATTCTGGAGGATGCGCGCGCGATTCTCGACCGGGACGGCGTGACCGACATCACCACCCGCCTGCGCCATGGCGACATCGTCGAGGCGGTGGCCGAGGTCGAGGGCGACGCCCGTGTGATCATCATCGGCAAGCGCGGCGAGACCGCCGACAATGCCAAGGGCCATCTGGGGACGAACCTCGAACGGATCATCCGCGCCAGCCACCGGCCGGTCCTGGTGGCCTCGCGCGCGTTCAGGCCGATCACGAAGGTTCTGATGGCCCATGACGGCGGCCCCTCTGCGATGAAGGCGGTCGACCACATCGCCCGCAGCCCGCTGTTCCAGGGGCTTGCCGTCCACGTCGTCACGGTGGGCACCGCCACGGCCGAGGTGAAGAAGGGTCTTGAAGATGCACAGGCCCTGCTGCAGGCGGCCGGGATCGAGGCCGAAACCTCGATCCTGCCGGGCAACCCCGAAACCGCACTCGGCAAGCTGGTGGAAGAGGCGCAGTTCGACATGCTGTTGATGGGTGCCTACGGCCATTCCCGCATCCGCAACCTGATCATCGGGTCAACCACCACCGCCATGATCCGGTCCTGCAAGGCGTCGGTCGTGCTGATGCGGTAG
- a CDS encoding LysR substrate-binding domain-containing protein, protein MRPTLRQLEYIVAVARHGRFGLAAESLNVSQPSLSAQIAEVEADLGTRLFLRGRQGVQPTAAGAEVIRRAQKILREVEDLRASVTHGLPFGGRLRLGVLPSIGPYLLPRAIASIHRQHPDLRVAVREENTQGLEQGLRAGRFDLIVSTPEDHPNTRQVRLFGERLWIAVARDDPLAASEAPVAAGDLRGRVFLTLDRGHRLSRIVHALASACGGIVSDDYEGTSLDSVRLMAASGAGIAILPELYAREQAAIRRDVVLRLLRAEGASRDIALLQPTGEDEAGLDLVRTALLDAVAALGLAGGTPGGVPG, encoded by the coding sequence ATGCGCCCCACCCTGCGTCAACTCGAATACATCGTCGCCGTGGCCCGTCACGGCCGCTTCGGACTTGCCGCCGAATCGCTGAACGTCAGCCAGCCCAGCCTTTCGGCACAGATCGCCGAGGTAGAGGCCGACCTCGGCACGCGTCTGTTCCTGCGCGGCCGACAGGGTGTTCAGCCCACCGCCGCGGGCGCCGAGGTGATCCGGCGCGCCCAGAAGATCCTGCGCGAGGTCGAGGACCTGCGCGCCAGCGTCACCCACGGCCTGCCGTTCGGCGGTCGGCTGCGGCTGGGCGTGCTGCCTTCGATCGGGCCCTATCTTCTGCCGCGGGCGATCGCGTCGATTCACCGCCAGCACCCCGACCTCCGCGTGGCGGTGCGCGAGGAGAATACCCAGGGGCTGGAGCAGGGCCTGCGCGCCGGCCGCTTCGACCTGATCGTCTCGACCCCCGAGGATCATCCGAACACGCGCCAGGTCCGGCTGTTCGGCGAAAGGCTGTGGATCGCGGTGGCGCGCGACGACCCGCTGGCGGCCTCCGAGGCGCCGGTGGCCGCCGGGGATCTGCGCGGGCGGGTCTTCCTGACGCTTGACCGCGGGCACCGGCTGTCGCGGATCGTCCATGCGCTTGCCTCGGCCTGCGGCGGCATCGTCTCGGACGATTACGAGGGCACCAGCCTCGACTCGGTGCGCCTCATGGCGGCCTCGGGCGCGGGCATCGCGATCCTGCCCGAGCTTTATGCCCGCGAGCAGGCCGCCATCCGCAGGGATGTCGTTCTCCGGCTTCTGCGCGCCGAAGGGGCCAGCCGCGACATCGCCCTGCTTCAGCCGACGGGCGAGGACGAGGCCGGGCTCGATCTGGTCCGGACGGCGCTGCTGGATGCGGTCGCCGCGCTGGGCCTGGCGGGCGGGACGCCGGGCGGCGTTCCGGGCTGA
- a CDS encoding sodium-dependent bicarbonate transport family permease, giving the protein MPSTLDILTGNLLVPTILFFALGLIAAFARSDLSIPGGAAKFMSIYLLLAIGFKGGVSLADHGVSSDLFLALLAGVALSLAVPFVAFALLRVMSRLDRLNAAAVAGHYGSISIVTFVTATSLLDTAGIAYDGYMVAVAAAMEAPAIVSALWLAHRGGGAAARPIRLGRELLANGSIVLLVGAFAIGALTGGRGMEMIAPFIVTPFTGILCLFLLDMGVTAGRSLIGNRHLLSPGLLAAGVLIPLAGAAMALGLGGLVGLSGGSLFLLTVLAASASYIAVPAAMRIALPEAEPGIYLTMSLGVTFPFNLTLGLPLYLWLAT; this is encoded by the coding sequence GTGCCGTCCACCCTCGATATCCTGACCGGAAACCTTCTGGTGCCGACCATCCTGTTCTTTGCGCTTGGCCTGATCGCGGCCTTCGCGCGTAGCGACCTGTCGATCCCCGGTGGCGCGGCGAAGTTCATGTCGATCTACCTGCTGCTGGCCATCGGCTTCAAGGGCGGGGTCAGCCTTGCCGACCATGGCGTCAGTTCGGACCTGTTCTTGGCGCTGCTGGCCGGGGTGGCGCTGTCGCTGGCGGTCCCCTTCGTGGCCTTCGCGCTGCTGCGGGTGATGTCGCGGCTCGACCGGCTGAATGCGGCGGCGGTGGCGGGGCACTACGGGTCAATCTCGATCGTGACCTTCGTCACCGCGACCAGCCTGCTCGACACGGCGGGCATCGCCTACGACGGCTACATGGTGGCCGTCGCCGCGGCGATGGAGGCGCCGGCCATCGTCTCGGCGCTGTGGCTGGCCCATCGCGGCGGCGGGGCTGCGGCGCGGCCGATCCGGCTGGGGCGCGAACTGCTGGCCAACGGCTCGATCGTGCTGCTGGTCGGCGCCTTCGCCATCGGCGCGTTGACCGGCGGCCGCGGGATGGAGATGATCGCGCCCTTCATCGTGACGCCCTTCACCGGCATCCTGTGCCTGTTCCTGCTTGACATGGGCGTGACCGCGGGGCGCAGCCTGATCGGAAACCGCCACCTGCTGTCGCCCGGCCTGCTGGCGGCGGGGGTGCTGATTCCGCTGGCCGGGGCGGCGATGGCGCTGGGGCTGGGGGGGCTGGTCGGGCTGTCGGGCGGCAGCCTGTTCCTGCTGACGGTGCTGGCGGCCTCGGCCTCCTACATCGCGGTTCCGGCGGCGATGCGCATTGCGCTGCCCGAGGCCGAACCGGGGATCTACCTGACCATGTCGCTGGGCGTCACCTTTCCCTTCAACCTGACGCTGGGCCTGCCGCTTTACCTCTGGCTGGCGACCTGA
- a CDS encoding LysR family transcriptional regulator, with protein sequence MRCTFRQLQVFAAVARHASYTRAAEELHLTQPAVFAQVKQLEESLGLPLLDRIGKRLYLTEAGRAVVETARETLGGIERLEMQLADLQGLRRGRLKIAIVSTVQYFLPRRLGEFCTLNPGVEVALTVTNRQTVIARLAANEDDLCILGQPPEGLDVVATPVARNPILLLARADHPLARARDLPFAQLAGEPFILREPGSGTRAAAERFFAECGIRPRVRMELGSNEAIKEAVVAGLGLAILSQDTMAAEAATPRLVALDVQGFPLMRVWNVAYPRGKHLSVVAAAFLAHLTRTAPTPPRPVRSPARGKAAGPASG encoded by the coding sequence ATGCGCTGCACGTTCCGACAGTTGCAGGTGTTCGCCGCGGTGGCGCGGCACGCCAGCTACACCCGCGCCGCCGAAGAGCTGCACCTGACCCAGCCTGCGGTCTTTGCGCAGGTCAAGCAGTTGGAAGAGTCGCTCGGGCTGCCGTTGCTGGACCGGATCGGCAAGCGGCTTTACCTGACCGAAGCGGGGCGGGCGGTGGTCGAAACCGCGCGCGAGACGCTGGGGGGGATCGAGCGGCTGGAGATGCAGCTGGCCGACCTCCAGGGCCTGCGGCGGGGGCGGCTGAAGATCGCTATCGTCTCGACAGTGCAGTATTTTCTGCCCCGTCGGCTTGGAGAGTTCTGCACCCTGAACCCTGGCGTCGAGGTGGCGCTGACCGTCACCAACCGCCAGACGGTGATCGCGCGGCTGGCCGCGAACGAGGACGACCTCTGCATCCTGGGCCAGCCGCCCGAGGGGCTGGATGTGGTGGCAACGCCCGTGGCGCGCAATCCGATCCTGCTGCTGGCGCGGGCCGATCATCCGCTGGCGCGCGCGCGCGACCTGCCGTTCGCGCAGCTGGCCGGAGAGCCCTTCATCCTGCGCGAGCCGGGGTCGGGCACCCGCGCCGCCGCCGAGAGGTTCTTTGCCGAGTGCGGCATCCGGCCACGGGTGCGGATGGAGCTGGGCTCGAACGAGGCGATCAAGGAGGCGGTGGTGGCGGGGCTGGGGCTGGCGATCCTGTCGCAGGACACGATGGCGGCCGAGGCGGCGACGCCCCGGCTGGTGGCGCTGGACGTGCAGGGCTTTCCGCTGATGCGGGTCTGGAACGTGGCCTATCCGCGCGGCAAGCACCTGTCGGTGGTGGCGGCGGCCTTTCTTGCCCATCTGACCCGGACCGCGCCGACCCCGCCACGCCCCGTCAGGTCGCCAGCCAGAGGTAAAGCGGCAGGCCCAGCGTCAGGTTGA